A portion of the Microbulbifer agarilyticus genome contains these proteins:
- a CDS encoding homoserine dehydrogenase produces the protein MTRNSAEIAARCGRSVEIVQVGARRDNPDCDTSNINVSREIFDVANNPDVDVLVELIGGTTVARELVLTAIANGKHVVTANKALIAEHGNELFAAAAAKGVTIAYEAAVAGGIPIIKSLREGLAGNRIEWLAGIINGTGNYILTEMREKGRSFEEALSQAQALGYAEADPTFDVEGIDAAHKLVIMASLAFGMPLAFDKVFTEGISGVAKDDIQYADELGYRIKHLGIARRTGEGVELRVHPTLIPERRLIANVNGVMNAVLVNGDAVGPTLYYGAGAGAEATASAVIADIVDVARTLNVRPDQRVPLAGVTQESQGDLDEVLSMDDAETSYYMRISAFDKPGVMSKVATICSEQGISIEALIQHEPAEGEELVPVVLLTSRAREAQLQEAVSQIEALDTIQGPVVRIRVEPLG, from the coding sequence ATGACGCGCAACAGCGCGGAAATCGCTGCACGTTGTGGCCGCTCGGTCGAGATCGTGCAGGTTGGTGCACGCCGGGATAACCCGGATTGCGATACCAGCAATATCAATGTTTCCCGCGAAATTTTTGATGTCGCCAACAATCCGGACGTGGATGTTCTGGTGGAGCTGATCGGCGGTACTACCGTGGCCCGCGAGCTGGTATTGACCGCAATTGCCAACGGTAAACACGTGGTGACCGCAAACAAGGCACTGATCGCCGAGCACGGCAACGAGTTATTTGCTGCGGCCGCAGCCAAGGGTGTGACCATCGCCTACGAAGCCGCAGTGGCAGGCGGTATCCCCATTATCAAATCCCTGCGGGAAGGTCTGGCCGGCAACCGTATTGAGTGGTTGGCGGGCATTATCAACGGCACCGGCAACTACATCCTGACTGAAATGCGCGAGAAAGGTCGCAGCTTTGAAGAGGCTTTATCCCAGGCGCAGGCACTGGGTTACGCCGAGGCTGACCCAACCTTCGATGTGGAAGGTATCGACGCGGCACACAAACTGGTGATTATGGCGTCTCTCGCCTTTGGAATGCCGCTTGCGTTCGACAAGGTATTCACCGAGGGGATCAGTGGCGTCGCCAAGGACGATATCCAGTATGCCGACGAGCTGGGTTACCGCATCAAGCATCTCGGTATTGCGCGTCGCACCGGTGAAGGTGTGGAGCTGCGTGTGCATCCAACCCTTATTCCAGAGCGCCGCCTGATTGCCAATGTAAACGGGGTAATGAATGCGGTGCTGGTCAATGGCGACGCTGTTGGCCCAACCTTGTATTACGGTGCCGGTGCCGGTGCCGAGGCGACGGCCTCTGCGGTGATTGCCGATATTGTGGATGTCGCGCGTACCCTGAATGTGCGCCCCGACCAGCGTGTACCGCTCGCCGGTGTGACCCAGGAAAGCCAGGGTGACCTGGATGAAGTCCTGTCCATGGACGACGCGGAAACCAGTTACTACATGCGCATATCCGCGTTCGATAAGCCGGGTGTGATGTCCAAAGTGGCAACCATCTGTAGCGAGCAGGGCATCAGTATTGAAGCGCTGATCCAGCACGAGCCCGCAGAAGGCGAAGAGCTGGTGCCGGTGGTGTTGCTGACCAGTCGCGCACGTGAGGCCCAGCTGCAGGAAGCGGTTAGCCAGATCGAGGCTCTGGATACGATTCAGGGGCCTGTGGTGCGCATTCGCGTAGAGCCGCTGGGCTAA
- the lysS gene encoding lysine--tRNA ligase: MSNTPTPQDENKLIAERRAKLSAMREKGNAFPNSFRREDLAADLQKEFGEKSKEELEAEGNTACVAGRILAKRGPFMVIQDVSDRIQLYADKTAQKDIKQRWGTWDIGDIVGVKGTLHKSGKGDLYVNCEDYSLLTKALRPLPEKFHGIADQEMRYRQRYVDLIATPESRDVFRIRSEVISYIRSFLNNNQFMEVETPMLQVIPGGATARPFVTHHNALDIDMYLRIAPELYLKRLVVGGFERVYEINRNFRNEGLSTRHNPEFTMLEFYQAYADYNDLMDLTEAMIRGICTDVLGSTTVNYQGSSYDFAKPFDRISVFDSILKYNPKLKAADIDNIDSAKKVAEGLEIPLKDIWGLGKIQIEIFEKTVEHRLDQPTFITEYPTEVSPLARRNDENPFVTDRFEFFVGGREIANGFSELNDAEDQAERFKAQVAEKEAGDDEAMHFDADYIRALEYGLPPTAGEGIGIDRLVMLLTDSPSIRDVLLFPHMRPEGA, from the coding sequence ATGAGCAACACACCAACTCCGCAAGACGAAAACAAACTGATCGCCGAGCGCCGCGCCAAACTGAGTGCCATGCGTGAGAAGGGCAATGCCTTCCCGAACAGCTTTCGCCGCGAAGACCTCGCCGCCGACCTGCAGAAAGAGTTTGGTGAAAAATCCAAGGAAGAGCTAGAAGCCGAAGGCAATACCGCCTGCGTCGCGGGTCGTATCCTCGCCAAGCGCGGCCCTTTCATGGTGATTCAGGACGTTTCTGACCGTATCCAGCTGTACGCAGACAAAACCGCGCAAAAAGATATCAAACAGCGCTGGGGCACCTGGGACATCGGCGACATTGTCGGCGTAAAAGGCACCCTGCACAAATCCGGCAAAGGCGACCTCTACGTAAACTGCGAAGACTACAGCCTGCTGACCAAAGCACTGCGCCCACTGCCGGAAAAATTCCACGGTATCGCCGACCAGGAAATGCGCTACCGCCAGCGCTATGTTGACCTGATTGCCACCCCGGAATCCCGCGACGTGTTCCGTATTCGCTCCGAGGTCATCAGCTACATTCGCAGCTTCCTGAACAACAACCAGTTTATGGAAGTGGAAACGCCGATGCTGCAGGTGATTCCCGGCGGCGCTACTGCACGCCCATTTGTCACCCACCACAACGCGCTGGATATCGACATGTACCTGCGTATTGCGCCGGAACTGTACCTCAAGCGCTTAGTCGTCGGTGGCTTCGAGCGGGTTTACGAAATCAACCGTAACTTCCGTAACGAAGGCCTGTCCACGCGCCACAACCCCGAATTCACCATGCTCGAGTTCTACCAGGCGTATGCGGACTACAACGACCTGATGGATCTGACTGAGGCCATGATTCGCGGTATCTGCACCGACGTACTGGGCAGCACTACCGTGAACTACCAGGGCAGCAGTTACGACTTCGCCAAGCCGTTTGACCGCATCAGCGTGTTCGACTCCATCCTGAAGTACAACCCGAAGCTGAAGGCGGCCGATATCGATAATATCGACAGCGCGAAAAAGGTTGCAGAAGGTTTGGAAATTCCGCTGAAGGACATCTGGGGCCTCGGCAAAATTCAGATCGAGATCTTCGAGAAAACCGTCGAGCACCGCCTCGACCAGCCGACCTTTATCACCGAGTACCCGACGGAAGTTTCCCCGCTGGCCCGTCGCAATGACGAGAACCCCTTCGTAACCGATCGCTTCGAATTTTTCGTCGGTGGCCGCGAGATCGCCAATGGCTTCTCCGAGCTGAACGACGCGGAAGATCAGGCGGAGCGTTTCAAGGCACAGGTGGCCGAGAAGGAAGCTGGTGATGACGAAGCCATGCATTTCGACGCTGACTACATCCGCGCGCTGGAATATGGCCTGCCGCCCACCGCCGGTGAGGGCATCGGTATCGACCGGCTGGTGATGTTGTTGACCGATTCACCGTCTATTCGCGACGTATTGCTGTTCCCGCATATGCGTCCTGAAGGCGCCTGA
- the prfB gene encoding peptide chain release factor 2 (programmed frameshift), with protein MEINPLLNQMKDLEERTDVLRGYLDYAGKKERLTEVELELAEPSVWDEPDRAQELGRERSSLEAVVKTIDDLDSGISDCRELLEMAVEEDDEDSVEEVSSELGNLQQQLETLEFRRMFSGETDPNNAYLDIQAGSGGTEAQDWAEMLLRMYLRWGEAHGFKTILEEASAGEVAGIKSATIHFQGEYAFGWLRTETGVHRLVRKSPFDSGNRRHTSFTSVFVSPEIDDNIEIEVDKSQVREDTYRASGAGGQHVNKTDSAVRLTHIESGIVVACQSERSQHQNRDKAWKMLRAKLYEQEMQKRNAEKQAMEESKSDIGWGSQIRSYVLDDQRIKDLRTSVQTSNCQAVLDGDLDQFIEASLKAGL; from the exons ATGGAAATCAATCCGCTTCTAAACCAGATGAAAGACCTCGAAGAGCGCACCGACGTTCTTAGGGGGTATCTT GACTACGCTGGCAAGAAAGAACGCCTGACCGAGGTCGAACTGGAACTGGCCGAGCCCAGTGTCTGGGACGAACCCGACCGCGCCCAGGAACTGGGGCGTGAACGCTCCTCCCTGGAAGCCGTGGTGAAAACCATCGACGACCTCGATAGCGGCATCAGTGACTGCCGCGAACTCCTCGAAATGGCCGTGGAAGAAGACGACGAAGACTCCGTAGAGGAAGTCTCCAGCGAACTTGGCAACCTCCAGCAGCAGTTGGAAACCCTCGAGTTCCGTCGCATGTTCTCCGGTGAGACCGACCCCAACAACGCCTATCTGGATATCCAGGCCGGCTCCGGTGGTACCGAAGCCCAGGACTGGGCCGAGATGCTGCTGCGCATGTACCTGCGCTGGGGCGAAGCCCACGGCTTCAAAACCATCCTGGAAGAAGCCTCCGCTGGCGAAGTTGCGGGCATCAAGAGTGCCACCATCCACTTCCAGGGCGAATACGCGTTCGGCTGGCTGCGCACCGAAACCGGTGTACACCGCTTGGTGCGCAAGTCTCCGTTCGATTCCGGCAACCGCCGTCACACCTCGTTTACCTCTGTTTTCGTCTCTCCCGAGATCGACGACAACATTGAGATCGAAGTGGACAAGTCACAGGTGCGCGAAGATACCTACCGCGCTTCTGGTGCCGGTGGTCAGCACGTGAACAAAACCGACTCCGCCGTGCGTTTGACCCATATCGAGTCCGGTATTGTCGTGGCCTGTCAGAGTGAGCGCTCCCAGCACCAGAACCGCGATAAAGCGTGGAAGATGCTGCGTGCCAAGCTCTATGAGCAGGAGATGCAGAAGCGCAACGCCGAAAAACAGGCGATGGAAGAGAGCAAGTCCGACATCGGCTGGGGCAGCCAGATCCGCTCCTACGTTCTGGACGACCAGCGCATCAAGGATTTGCGCACCAGTGTTCAGACCAGTAACTGCCAGGCAGTGCTTGACGGCGACCTGGACCAGTTTATTGAAGCGAGCTTAAAAGCAGGCTTGTAA
- the recJ gene encoding single-stranded-DNA-specific exonuclease RecJ — protein MNAIIRRRPVDFSSGRFTSSTPEILQRVLLGRGVHSEDALEHQLARLHSPANMRGMEAAVALLSEVIRSQQKILIIGDFDADGATSSTLAVLALGALGAGPVDFLVPNRFEFGYGLTPEIVEVAREYNPDLLITVDNGISSIDGVEAARAAGLKVIVTDHHLPGQELPRADAIVNPNQPDCDFPSKNLAGVGVIFYLLSRVKSALQAAGWFEETGIAAPNMAEYLDLVALGTVADLVPLDHNNRILVHQGIARIRAGRCRPGIQALMDVAGRNIQRLSTGDIGFILGPRINAAGRLDDIGTGIRCLLTQDPEEARELAVELDGLNRDRKAIEAGMQREAMAALDQLQLAEDGLPWSLCLYDSAWHQGVVGILASRIKEKFHRPVIAFADGDNDLVKGSARSIPGLHIRDALSDVAAAQPDLISKFGGHAMAAGLSLPLENLPVFKEAFEAAVRNRIQESQLQAVIETDGALHEAEFTMETAGLLRSCAPWGQGFPEPEFDGEFLLLQQRIVGERHLKMVVAPADAPQKALDAIAFNVDTDMWPSQAERVYLAFKLDINEFRGRQTLQLMVSHIQPV, from the coding sequence ATGAACGCGATTATTCGACGACGGCCAGTGGATTTTTCCTCTGGCCGTTTTACGTCTTCTACCCCCGAAATTCTCCAGCGCGTCCTGTTGGGCCGCGGCGTCCATAGTGAAGATGCGCTGGAGCATCAGCTTGCCCGCCTGCACAGCCCGGCGAATATGCGCGGTATGGAAGCCGCGGTAGCGTTGCTATCCGAGGTCATACGGAGTCAGCAGAAGATTCTGATTATTGGTGACTTTGACGCGGACGGTGCCACCAGCAGTACGCTCGCGGTGCTGGCGCTGGGCGCGCTTGGCGCGGGCCCGGTGGATTTCCTGGTGCCGAACCGGTTTGAGTTCGGCTACGGCCTGACCCCGGAAATCGTCGAAGTGGCCCGGGAGTACAACCCGGATCTTCTGATTACCGTGGACAACGGCATCAGTAGTATTGATGGTGTCGAAGCCGCGCGCGCAGCGGGTCTCAAGGTGATCGTTACCGACCACCATCTGCCCGGGCAAGAGTTGCCCAGAGCGGACGCCATCGTCAATCCCAACCAGCCCGATTGCGATTTTCCCAGTAAAAACCTGGCGGGTGTCGGGGTCATTTTCTACCTGCTAAGTCGGGTAAAGAGCGCCCTGCAAGCCGCTGGCTGGTTTGAGGAAACCGGCATTGCTGCGCCAAATATGGCGGAGTACCTGGACCTGGTTGCGCTGGGTACGGTGGCCGATTTGGTGCCGTTGGATCACAACAACCGTATTCTCGTGCATCAGGGCATCGCGCGTATTCGCGCGGGCCGTTGTCGCCCCGGTATTCAGGCATTGATGGACGTCGCCGGGCGCAATATTCAGCGGCTCTCTACCGGCGATATCGGTTTTATTCTGGGTCCGCGCATTAATGCGGCCGGGCGACTGGACGATATCGGTACCGGCATTCGCTGCCTGCTCACTCAGGACCCGGAGGAAGCCCGGGAGCTGGCGGTGGAGCTGGACGGCCTGAACCGCGATCGCAAAGCGATTGAGGCGGGTATGCAGCGGGAGGCCATGGCTGCCCTCGACCAGCTACAGCTGGCGGAGGATGGGTTGCCGTGGAGTTTGTGCCTCTACGACAGCGCCTGGCATCAGGGCGTGGTCGGTATTCTCGCCAGTCGCATCAAGGAAAAGTTTCACCGCCCGGTGATTGCGTTTGCCGATGGCGACAACGATCTGGTGAAGGGATCTGCACGCTCCATACCCGGGCTGCATATCCGCGATGCCCTGAGCGATGTGGCCGCAGCGCAACCGGACCTGATCAGCAAGTTTGGTGGTCACGCCATGGCCGCGGGCCTCAGCCTTCCGCTGGAAAATCTCCCCGTATTCAAGGAGGCCTTCGAAGCAGCGGTGCGCAATCGTATCCAGGAGTCGCAGCTGCAGGCGGTGATTGAAACCGACGGTGCACTTCACGAGGCTGAATTCACCATGGAGACCGCGGGGCTCTTGCGCAGCTGCGCCCCCTGGGGGCAGGGCTTTCCAGAGCCGGAATTTGATGGTGAATTTTTGTTGTTGCAGCAGCGCATTGTCGGAGAGCGCCACCTCAAGATGGTGGTCGCCCCCGCGGATGCGCCGCAAAAAGCACTGGATGCCATCGCCTTTAACGTGGATACCGATATGTGGCCTTCTCAGGCTGAACGCGTCTATTTGGCATTCAAGCTTGATATCAACGAATTTCGCGGCCGTCAGACCTTGCAGCTGATGGTCAGTCATATCCAGCCGGTTTGA
- a CDS encoding LysE family translocator, with amino-acid sequence MIDLSVLAVFIPTFFFVSITPGMCMTLALTMGMALGVRRTLWMMLGELAGVALVAVATVVGIAAFMLQYPQAFQLFKYCGAAYLAYLGVQMWRSQGQMALAESPCEMSVSIPAQTLMSQGFVTAVANPKGWAFFVALLPPFINQSQPVVPQMMVLLSLILLMEFACMLIYASGGYSLSRLLQRAESVKLMNRIAGTLMMGVGVWLALS; translated from the coding sequence GTGATTGATTTGTCCGTATTGGCGGTATTCATCCCTACGTTTTTCTTTGTCTCGATTACACCGGGCATGTGTATGACGCTGGCGCTCACCATGGGTATGGCGCTGGGTGTCCGGCGTACTTTGTGGATGATGCTGGGAGAGCTGGCTGGGGTTGCCCTGGTGGCCGTTGCCACTGTAGTGGGGATCGCCGCGTTTATGTTGCAATACCCACAGGCGTTCCAATTATTTAAATATTGTGGCGCCGCTTACCTCGCCTATCTCGGTGTGCAGATGTGGCGGTCACAAGGGCAGATGGCACTGGCGGAGTCACCTTGTGAAATGTCGGTGTCTATTCCTGCGCAAACCCTGATGTCCCAGGGCTTTGTTACCGCGGTTGCCAACCCCAAAGGCTGGGCGTTTTTTGTTGCACTGCTTCCACCGTTTATTAATCAGAGCCAGCCTGTAGTGCCGCAGATGATGGTATTGCTCAGTTTGATCCTGCTGATGGAGTTTGCGTGCATGTTGATCTATGCCAGCGGTGGTTATAGCTTGAGCCGCTTGCTGCAGCGCGCCGAAAGTGTCAAATTGATGAATCGTATCGCGGGCACCCTGATGATGGGCGTAGGGGTGTGGCTCGCGCTAAGCTGA
- the thrC gene encoding threonine synthase, with protein MKFISTRGRAPSLSFADTVLTGLASDGGLYVPEKLPTFSREEIAEMAGLSYEELAFRIMWPFVSEDLSEEEMRGVIERAYSSFRHSAIAPLIQTGHNEWVMELFQGPTLAFKDFALQFLGQLFDLLLKKRGEKVVVLGATSGDTGSAAIEGCRHCENIDIFIMHPHNRVSEVQRKQMTSVLSDNVFNLALEGNFDDCQNMVKASFADQSFLPDGRRLVAVNSINWARIMAQIVYYFHAALSLGGPHRAVNFSVPTGNFGDIFAGYLARGMGLPINQLVIATNANDILHRCISANDHSPQPLVHSLSPSMDIMVSSNFERLLFDLHGRDGAAVARLLADRSAPLKLDESVLEKARTLFASERVGDERTVEVIRQVFESTEYLLDPHTAIGVEAARKARKSQAEPMVCLATAHPAKFSEAVDKALPGTKVPLPHHMADLMEREERLQILPNELSAVHDFISHALG; from the coding sequence GTGAAATTTATCAGTACCCGCGGCCGCGCGCCGTCCTTGAGTTTTGCCGATACCGTTCTGACTGGTCTTGCCAGTGATGGCGGTCTGTATGTGCCGGAAAAATTGCCCACCTTCAGCCGCGAGGAAATCGCGGAAATGGCTGGTCTCAGCTATGAGGAACTGGCCTTCCGCATTATGTGGCCGTTTGTTTCCGAGGATCTGAGTGAAGAGGAAATGCGTGGCGTGATTGAGCGTGCCTACAGCAGCTTCCGTCACTCCGCTATTGCCCCGTTGATTCAGACCGGTCACAACGAATGGGTGATGGAACTGTTTCAGGGGCCGACCCTGGCGTTCAAAGATTTTGCCCTGCAGTTCCTTGGTCAGCTGTTTGATCTGCTGTTGAAGAAGCGCGGTGAAAAGGTCGTGGTACTCGGGGCGACTTCCGGTGACACCGGTTCTGCGGCCATTGAGGGTTGCCGTCACTGCGAAAACATCGATATTTTCATCATGCACCCGCACAATCGTGTGTCCGAGGTACAGCGCAAGCAGATGACCTCGGTGCTCTCAGATAATGTGTTCAACCTTGCCCTAGAGGGTAATTTTGACGATTGCCAGAACATGGTGAAGGCGAGCTTCGCGGACCAGTCGTTCCTGCCGGACGGTCGCCGTCTGGTAGCCGTGAATTCGATTAACTGGGCGCGGATCATGGCCCAGATCGTCTACTACTTCCACGCGGCGCTGAGCCTTGGTGGACCGCATCGTGCGGTCAACTTCTCTGTGCCCACCGGTAACTTTGGCGATATTTTTGCCGGTTATCTGGCGCGCGGTATGGGGCTGCCGATTAACCAGCTGGTGATTGCTACCAATGCGAATGACATCCTGCACCGTTGTATCAGTGCCAACGATCACTCGCCGCAGCCATTGGTGCACAGCCTGTCCCCAAGCATGGACATTATGGTTTCCAGTAACTTTGAGCGCCTGTTGTTTGACCTGCATGGTCGCGATGGTGCGGCGGTAGCCCGTTTGCTGGCAGATCGCAGTGCACCGCTCAAGCTGGATGAAAGTGTTCTGGAGAAGGCGCGTACCCTGTTTGCCTCCGAGCGCGTGGGTGATGAGCGTACGGTTGAGGTGATTCGCCAGGTGTTTGAATCCACCGAGTACCTGCTCGATCCGCATACCGCCATTGGCGTGGAAGCGGCGCGCAAGGCGCGCAAATCCCAGGCTGAGCCCATGGTTTGCCTGGCCACCGCGCACCCGGCCAAGTTCAGCGAAGCCGTCGACAAGGCGCTGCCGGGTACCAAGGTGCCATTGCCGCACCATATGGCGGATCTGATGGAGCGGGAAGAGCGGTTACAAATCCTGCCAAACGAACTTTCTGCGGTACACGATTTCATCTCTCACGCACTCGGTTAA
- the gntH gene encoding guanitoxin biosynthesis MBL fold metallo-hydrolase GntH, with translation MADERLPWRQVCLVCLLSLSVVAFWATITAELVSSAHAQEARLQLKNGGPPATPPGRIASPVRGTTYPASYFPNTELLNADEMRITALGTGMPNQTRAAVSISYLVELGNGDSFLFDIGSGSMANLFSLRPDFSRLDKVFTSHLHIDHVGDFMGLHIGGWLSGRYTPIHFYGPSGSTPELGSKAFVEAMQKGYAWDLATRTGALPDKGAKIVVHEFDYMQENAVVYEKNGVTVRSWPAIHSLDGSVSYSLEWNGLKYVFGGDTYPNNWYIKYAKDADVASHECFLPPDELAKYFGWDLKQATYVATRIHTSPDAFGKVMSAIKPRLAVGYHSVQSPENNAAIMDGVRATYSGPLALARDLMVINVTKDDIIVRMATVDDYVLPPAVSEAYKNAPRTEEKSPSEKVEAGKWQGYTPPPMPE, from the coding sequence ATGGCCGACGAGCGATTACCTTGGCGGCAGGTTTGCTTGGTATGCCTGCTGTCTCTATCAGTCGTCGCGTTTTGGGCGACTATTACCGCCGAGCTTGTGAGCAGTGCGCACGCGCAAGAGGCGCGGCTGCAACTGAAGAATGGTGGCCCTCCGGCGACGCCACCGGGACGTATCGCTTCACCTGTTCGTGGTACTACGTATCCCGCGAGCTACTTCCCCAATACCGAGTTATTAAATGCGGATGAGATGCGCATTACCGCGCTGGGTACCGGTATGCCCAACCAAACACGGGCCGCGGTTTCCATCTCTTATCTCGTGGAGCTGGGAAATGGGGATAGCTTCCTGTTTGATATTGGCTCCGGTTCCATGGCCAACCTGTTTTCGTTACGGCCAGATTTTTCACGGCTAGACAAGGTATTTACCAGTCATTTGCATATTGACCATGTCGGTGACTTCATGGGGTTGCACATTGGCGGTTGGCTGTCAGGGCGCTATACGCCCATTCATTTCTATGGCCCCAGCGGGTCCACGCCAGAGCTTGGTTCAAAAGCGTTTGTAGAGGCCATGCAAAAAGGTTATGCGTGGGATTTGGCGACACGCACAGGCGCGCTTCCCGACAAGGGCGCAAAGATCGTGGTGCATGAGTTTGATTACATGCAGGAAAATGCCGTTGTCTACGAAAAAAACGGTGTGACGGTGCGTTCCTGGCCCGCGATACACAGTCTCGATGGCTCGGTAAGCTACAGCCTTGAGTGGAACGGGTTGAAGTATGTTTTTGGCGGCGATACTTACCCCAACAACTGGTACATCAAGTATGCCAAAGACGCCGATGTCGCATCCCATGAGTGTTTCCTGCCACCGGATGAGCTGGCTAAATATTTTGGTTGGGATTTAAAGCAGGCTACCTACGTTGCCACGAGAATTCACACATCACCGGATGCGTTTGGCAAAGTTATGTCTGCCATTAAACCCCGTCTTGCGGTGGGGTATCACTCGGTTCAATCACCAGAGAACAACGCGGCCATTATGGATGGAGTACGTGCCACCTACAGCGGACCATTGGCTCTGGCGCGTGACTTGATGGTTATCAACGTCACCAAGGATGACATCATCGTGCGCATGGCCACGGTGGATGATTATGTGCTGCCGCCAGCGGTGAGTGAAGCCTACAAAAATGCGCCGCGTACCGAGGAAAAAAGTCCTTCTGAAAAGGTAGAGGCGGGTAAATGGCAGGGCTACACACCGCCGCCGATGCCCGAGTAA
- the cueR gene encoding Cu(I)-responsive transcriptional regulator, whose amino-acid sequence MNISQAAREAGLTPKALRYYESIGLLVPARGENGYRDYGAADVATLQFIQRSRACGFAIEEVRELLNLYRNPSRRSHDAKALVAEKLAQVERQLQSLRAMRETLAELADSCPGDDSPNCRILDQLAGGK is encoded by the coding sequence ATGAATATTTCACAGGCTGCCCGGGAAGCGGGACTGACGCCAAAGGCACTGCGTTACTACGAGTCTATCGGGCTGCTTGTCCCAGCTCGTGGCGAGAATGGCTATCGTGACTATGGCGCTGCCGACGTGGCCACGCTGCAGTTCATCCAGCGCTCGCGCGCCTGTGGCTTTGCCATCGAAGAGGTGCGTGAGCTCCTGAATCTGTATCGTAACCCCTCCCGCCGCAGCCATGATGCCAAGGCGTTGGTTGCGGAAAAGCTCGCCCAAGTGGAGCGGCAGCTGCAAAGCTTGCGCGCCATGCGCGAGACCCTCGCGGAGCTGGCAGACTCCTGCCCCGGCGATGACTCCCCCAATTGCCGAATTCTCGACCAGCTTGCCGGCGGAAAGTGA
- a CDS encoding DMT family transporter has translation MKQKQAKAELLLLLAALFWGVAFVPQKIAMAHIEPLAFNAWRFFLGGLLLIPIVYWLGARREQVAMEEGSDVLHSWRKCLPGGAVLGFWLFLGAALQQVSLLYTTAGRAGFITGFYLLLVPVIGLSLGHKTNRWTWAGVALALIGLYWLADFSEEAQLIGDLMVFASAFVFAIQVLSADYLVHRYDALRLAAIQFLVCGVLSAIASLLTEQPTLQAAWDAAWPIAYMMIFSTAIAFTFQLLGQRNAAPSHATVIMSLESVFAVAAGWLFLNELLSAKELVGCGLMLAGMFVSHYGNHNGTHH, from the coding sequence ATGAAACAAAAGCAGGCGAAAGCGGAATTATTACTGCTGTTGGCGGCGCTCTTCTGGGGGGTTGCCTTTGTCCCGCAGAAAATTGCCATGGCGCACATTGAACCGCTGGCGTTCAATGCGTGGCGCTTCTTTCTGGGTGGTTTGTTACTGATCCCCATCGTTTACTGGCTCGGTGCTCGCAGGGAGCAGGTGGCGATGGAGGAGGGCAGTGATGTCCTGCATTCGTGGCGCAAGTGCCTTCCCGGTGGTGCGGTGCTTGGGTTTTGGTTGTTTTTGGGGGCGGCCTTACAGCAGGTCAGCCTGCTCTATACCACCGCGGGGCGTGCGGGATTTATTACCGGTTTTTACCTGCTGCTGGTGCCCGTTATCGGTTTGTCTCTCGGCCACAAAACCAATCGCTGGACCTGGGCAGGGGTTGCCCTGGCGCTAATCGGTCTTTACTGGCTGGCAGATTTCAGCGAAGAAGCGCAGTTGATTGGCGACCTGATGGTATTTGCCAGCGCCTTCGTGTTTGCGATTCAGGTACTGTCTGCGGACTACCTGGTGCATCGCTACGATGCGCTGCGATTGGCGGCGATTCAGTTTTTGGTGTGTGGCGTGCTGTCGGCAATCGCATCGCTGCTGACTGAGCAGCCCACCTTGCAGGCTGCCTGGGATGCAGCCTGGCCGATCGCCTACATGATGATCTTCTCCACGGCCATCGCGTTTACTTTCCAGTTATTGGGGCAGCGCAATGCGGCGCCGTCCCACGCCACCGTCATTATGAGCCTGGAGTCGGTGTTTGCGGTGGCCGCGGGCTGGCTGTTTTTGAATGAGCTGCTGAGCGCGAAAGAACTGGTGGGTTGTGGCCTGATGTTGGCGGGCATGTTTGTCAGTCACTATGGCAATCACAACGGAACGCACCATTAA